In Plectropomus leopardus isolate mb chromosome 20, YSFRI_Pleo_2.0, whole genome shotgun sequence, one DNA window encodes the following:
- the ric1 gene encoding guanine nucleotide exchange factor subunit RIC1 isoform X1, giving the protein MYFLTGWPRRLLCPLRSEEEPFHIQPSSQRFYFAVLSETQLSIWFSRPSVLIVSYIESAKAAAQFGFYQRAEWKPDDSMIAVATAKGYILLFDVLGGGDDKYLYEPVYPKGSPRVKVTPGYKEEQCAPALSLEMKKPVDLEAPITSLQSLQEDLLVCTADGYLHVLHWDGLGSNGRKAICLTTIPFSLDLQSARGGPSLDLEGVHIRCMEYCVTLGGFAVVLSDGRLGFITPLSNTITADQLQGVWAADVTDGTCVAVNNKYRLMAFGCASGSVLVYMIDTTTGSMQLSHKLELTPKHYPDIYNKTGPVKLICWSPDYSVAMVTWECGGLSLWSVFGAHLICTLGEDFAYRSDGTKKDPIKISSMSWGAEGYHLWVLPDKHERRRQEEQQEDEDMVPPPHPSLQAGILQFHFIKSALTVNPCTSNQEQVLLHGEDRLYLTCGDPSQVHNTSDTHPHTHLHPHDSSPLHHPPNPDSSLSQGLSTLLGHKHWHVVQIHSTYLESNWPIRFAAIDTAGQCMAVAGRRGFAHYSLFTRKWKLFGNITQEQNMTVTGGLAWWKDFVVVACYNFTDQQEQLRLYQRSSNLDNAFASVTKLHSVTLLLNVFRDMVILFRADCSICLYSIERRNDSPHPTASVELLQEVSMSRYIPHPALVVSVTLTSVRTETGITLKAPQQACMAESIMLNLAGQLIMLQRDRSGPQVREKETPANNKKLLPFCPPVVLAQCVENVWTTCRSNRKKRHLLEALWLSCGEAGMKVWLPLFPRDHRKPHSFLSRRIMLPFHINIYPLAVLFEDALVLGATNETVLYDGLQGSSEPLEALFPFCTVERTSQIYLHHILRQLLVRNLGEQALMLAQSCASLPYFPHVMELMVHVVLEEEATSREPIPDPLLPTVAKFITEFPLFLQTIVHCARKTEYALWNYLFAAVGNPKDLFEECLMAQDLDTAASYLIILQNMEVPAVSRQHATLLFNTALEQGKWDLCRHMIRFLKAIGSGEMETPPPTPTTQEPSSTGGFEFFRNRSISLSQSADAITTGKFNLQKTFSMPSGPSAKGRDAECAENMYIDMMLWRHARHLLEQVRLRDLGCFSAQLGFELIGWLCRERNRVARVDDFVSALKKLHKDFLWPFPVIPVGSISSPLKNGRCRTVLSTRLLKSQSADSLLNSDMDTAPPQAAPTNHTWLDGLGQRPKDMDAASSAHSNQHSPQTHDAFLSLLTNKVEEYSVGSATDLTETSSVVDGDWTMVDENSSTLSLSQAELEHISMELANKGPHKSQVQLRYLLHVFMEAGCLEWCVVIGLILRDTSVIKQVIGFLDSPEVPQETVQSVRNGLLAVDTWVSTDCLGYKPFLNLIQPQLQELMDSAAEQVQPEAFQPTSQSSKLGGSEGLGGAAVPRAEDSRGVAAPLGLALPSIEPAGGFPRPPSEDCPPEQTEEQGDEEGAYDCTLS; this is encoded by the exons CCCAGTGTTTTGATAGTCAGCTATATCGAGTCTGCAAAGGCGGCTGCCCAGTTTGGCTTCTACCAGAGGGCAGAATGGAAACCAGACGACTCTATGATAGCTGTGGCG ACTGCCAAAGGCTACATCCTCTTGTTTGATGTGCTGGGCGGAGGGGATGACAAGTACCTCTATGAGCCCGTCTATCCAAA aGGAAGTCCTCGTGTGAAGGTGACCCCGGGTTATAAGGAAGAACAATGTGCCCCCGCTCTGTCTTTAGAAATGAAGAAGCCTGTGGATCTGGAGGCCCCCATCACCAG CCTGCAGTCCCTCCAGGAGGACTTATTGGTGTGCACCGCAGATGGCTACCTCCACGTGCTGCACTGGGACGGGCTGGGCAGCAACGGAAGAAAGGCCATCTGCCTCACTACAATCCCCTTCTCGCTTGACCTGCAGTCTGCTCGAG GTGGTCCCTCTCTGGACCTGGAGGGAGTGCATATCCGCTGTATGGAGTATTGTGTAACCCTTGGCGGCTTCGCTGTGGTACTAAGTGATGGACGCCTTGGCTTTATCACACCGCTCAGCAACACCATCACAGCAGAT cagctgcagggcGTCTGGGCAGCAGATGTGACTGATGGCACCTGTGTGGCTGTCAACAACAAGTACAGACTGATGGCCTTTGGCTGTGCCAG cGGCTCAGTGCTGGTGTACATGATCGACACCACAACAGGATCCATGCAACTCTCCCACAAACTGGAGCTCACCCCAAAACACTACCCAG ACATCTATAACAAGACGGGCCCAGTCAAGCTGATCTGCTGGTCACCTGACTACAGCGTTGCCATGGTTACATGGGAGTGTGGCGGCCTATCGCTGTGGAGCGTCTTTGGAGCTCACCTCATCTGCACTCTGGGAGAGGACTTTGC GTATCGTTCTGATGGAACCAAGAAAGACCCCATTAAAATCAGCTCTATG AGCTGGGGAGCAGAGGGCTACCACCTATGGGTGCTCCCTGACAAACATGAGAGGCGGaggcaggaggagcagcaggaagaCGAGGACATGGTCCCACCTCCTCACCCCTCCCTGCAGGCTGGCATACTGCAGTTTCACTTCATCAAGAGTGCCCTCACAGTCAACCCCTGCACG AGTAATCAGGAGCAGGTGCTGCTCCATGGGGAAGACCGCCTCTACCTGACCTGCGGTGACCCCTCGCAGGTCCACAACACCTCTGACACACATccgcacacacacttacacccGCATGACAGCAGCCCGCTGCACCATCCCCCCAACCCcgactcctctctctctcagggaCTCAGCACTTTACTGGGACACAAGCACTGGCACGTGGTCCAG ATTCACAGCACATACCTAGAGAGCAACTGGCCTATTCGG TTTGCAGCCATAGACACAGCAGGCCAGTGCATGGCTGTAGCAGGGAGGCGGGGCTTTGCACACTACTCCTTATTCACAAGGAAATGGAAGCTGTTTGGAAACATCACTCAG GAGCAGAACATGACGGTGACGGGAGGGCTGGCTTGGTGGAAGGACTTTGTGGTGGTGGCATGTTACAATTTTACAGATCAGCAAGAGCAG TTGAGGCTATATCAGCGCTCCTCCAACCTGGACAATGCCTTTGCGTCTGTCACTAAGCTGCACTCAGTCACTCTGCTGCTCAACGTCTTCAGAGACATGGTCATCCTGTTCAGAGCCGACTGCTCCATCTGCCTCTATAGCATAGAGAGGAGGAATGACAG TCCACACCCGACAGCCAGCGTGGAGTTGTTGCAGGAGGTGTCAATGTCTCGTTACATCCCTCACCCTGCCCTTGTGGTGTCCGTCACGCTCACCTCTGTGCGCACAGAGACTGGCATCACATTGAAAGCCCCGCAGCAG GCCTGCATGGCAGAGAGCATCATGTTGAATCTGGCTGGCCAATTGATCATGCTGCAGAGGGACCGTTCTGGACCGCAGGTACGAGAGAAAGAGACGCCTGCCAACAACAAGAAGCTG CTACCATTTTGTCCTCCGGTGGTGCTGGCCCAGTGTGTGGAGAACGTGTGGACCACCTGTCGCTCCAACAGAAAGAAACGACACCTGCTGGAGGCCTTGTGGTTGTCCTGCGGTGAGGCAGGCATGAAAGTCTGGCTGCCGCTGTTTCCCCGAGACCATCGCAAGCCCCACTCCTTCCTCTCCAGACGCATCATGCTGCCCTTCCACATCAACATCTACCCTCTGGCCGTGCTGTTCGAGGATGCCCTGGTACTGGGGGCAACCAATGAGACTGTGCTCTATGACGGGCTGCAGGGATCCTCTGAGCCACTGGAGGCGCTGTTTCCCTTCTGCACAGTCGAGAGGACTTCCCAGATCTACCTCCATCACATCCTGAGGCAGCTGCTAGTTCGCAACCTGGGTGAACAG gCTTTGATGCTGGCTCAGTCATGTGCCTCCCTCCCCTACTTTCCCCACGTCATGGAGCTGATGGTGCACGTCGTGCTGGAAGAAGAGGCAACATCGCGGGAGCCCATCCCCGACCCTCTACTGCCCACCGTGGCCAAATTCATCACCGAGTTCCCCTTATTCCTTCAGACCATCGTCCACTGTGCCAGGAAGACAGAGTACGCCCTGTGGAACTACCTGTTTGCCGCTGTGGGAAACCCCAAAGATCTGTTTGAGGAGTGTCTCATGGCTCAGGACCTGGACACAGCAGCCTCCTACCTGATTATACTGCAG AATATGGAGGTTCCAGCAGTGAGCAGACAACACGCCACTCTACTTTTCAACACGGCGCTTGAGCAGGGCAAGTGGGACCTCTGCCGGCACATGATCCGATTCCTGAAAGCCATTGGCTCTGGGGAAATGGAAACTCCGCCCCCGACACCCACCACTCAG GAACCCAGCTCAACTGGTGGTTTTGAGTTCTTTAGAAATCGAAGCATCAGTTTGTCACAGTCTGCAGATGCCATCACTACGGGCAAGTTCAACCTGCAGAAGACCTTCAGTATGCCATCTGGACCTTCTGCTAAAGG TCGGGATGCAGAGTGCGCAGAGAACATGTATATTGACATGATGCTCTGGCGTCATGCCCGCCACCTCCTGGAGCAGGTGCGCCTCCGCGACCTGGGTTGCTTCTCTGCACAGCTGGGCTTCGAACTCATCGGCTGGTTGTGTCGTGAAAGAAACCGTGTGGCCCGTGTTGATGACTTTGTTTCCGCATTGAAGAAACTCCACAAGGACTTTCTGTGGCCCTTCCCTGTTATTCCTGTGGGGAGCATCAGCTCGCCACTGAAAAACGGACGGTGTCGCACAG TGTTGAGCACACGGCTTTTAAAGTCGCAGTCAGCTGACAGCCTATTGAACAGCGACATGGACACGGCGCCCCCTCAGGCAGCTCCTACCAATCACACCTGGCTGGACGGGCTTGGGCAGAGACCCAAAGACATGGACGCGGCCTCGTCTGCTCACTCCAACCAACACTCACCACAGACTCATGACGCGTTCCTGTCCCTGCTCACCAACAAAG TGGAGGAGTACAGCGTTGGCTCGGCCACAGACTTGACAGAGACCAGCTCGGTGGTGGATGGTGATTGGACAATGGTCGATGAGAACTCCTCCACTCTGAGCCTGAGCCAGGCCGAGTTGGAGCACATCTCCATGGAGCTGGCCAACAAAGGGCCGCACAAGTCACAGGTGCAGCTCAG GTATCTCCTTCATGTGTTCATGGAGGCGGGTTGTCTTGAGTGGTGCGTAGTTATTGGTTTGATCCTTCGAGACACCAGCGTTATAAAGCAGGTGATCGGCTTCCTGGACAGTCCCGAGGTTCCCCAAGAAACTGTGCAGAGTGTTCGAAACGGCTTACTAGCTGTCGACACATGGGTCTCCACTGACTG CCTGGGATACAAACCATTTCTTAACCTGATCCAGCCGCAGCTACAGGAGCTGATGGATTCAGCAGCTGAGCAGGTGCAGCCCGAAGCCTTCCAGCCCACCAGCCAGAGCTCTAAGCTCGGTGGCTCCGAAGGGCTTGGAGGTGCCGCAGTCCCACGGGCAGAGGACAGTAGAGGAGTAGCGGCTCCGCTGGGCCTGGCCCTGCCCTCTATCGAACCTGCGGGAGGTTTTCCCCGTCCCCCCTCTGAGGACTGTCCTCCTGAACAGACAGAGGAGCAGGGCGATGAGGAGGGAGCCTACGACTGCACGTTATCCTGA
- the ric1 gene encoding guanine nucleotide exchange factor subunit RIC1 isoform X2 produces MYFLTGWPRRLLCPLRSEEEPFHIQPSSQRFYFAVLSETQLSIWFSRPSVLIVSYIESAKAAAQFGFYQRAEWKPDDSMIAVATAKGYILLFDVLGGGDDKYLYEPVYPKGSPRVKVTPGYKEEQCAPALSLEMKKPVDLEAPITSLQSLQEDLLVCTADGYLHVLHWDGLGSNGRKAICLTTIPFSLDLQSARGGPSLDLEGVHIRCMEYCVTLGGFAVVLSDGRLGFITPLSNTITADLQGVWAADVTDGTCVAVNNKYRLMAFGCASGSVLVYMIDTTTGSMQLSHKLELTPKHYPDIYNKTGPVKLICWSPDYSVAMVTWECGGLSLWSVFGAHLICTLGEDFAYRSDGTKKDPIKISSMSWGAEGYHLWVLPDKHERRRQEEQQEDEDMVPPPHPSLQAGILQFHFIKSALTVNPCTSNQEQVLLHGEDRLYLTCGDPSQVHNTSDTHPHTHLHPHDSSPLHHPPNPDSSLSQGLSTLLGHKHWHVVQIHSTYLESNWPIRFAAIDTAGQCMAVAGRRGFAHYSLFTRKWKLFGNITQEQNMTVTGGLAWWKDFVVVACYNFTDQQEQLRLYQRSSNLDNAFASVTKLHSVTLLLNVFRDMVILFRADCSICLYSIERRNDSPHPTASVELLQEVSMSRYIPHPALVVSVTLTSVRTETGITLKAPQQACMAESIMLNLAGQLIMLQRDRSGPQVREKETPANNKKLLPFCPPVVLAQCVENVWTTCRSNRKKRHLLEALWLSCGEAGMKVWLPLFPRDHRKPHSFLSRRIMLPFHINIYPLAVLFEDALVLGATNETVLYDGLQGSSEPLEALFPFCTVERTSQIYLHHILRQLLVRNLGEQALMLAQSCASLPYFPHVMELMVHVVLEEEATSREPIPDPLLPTVAKFITEFPLFLQTIVHCARKTEYALWNYLFAAVGNPKDLFEECLMAQDLDTAASYLIILQNMEVPAVSRQHATLLFNTALEQGKWDLCRHMIRFLKAIGSGEMETPPPTPTTQEPSSTGGFEFFRNRSISLSQSADAITTGKFNLQKTFSMPSGPSAKGRDAECAENMYIDMMLWRHARHLLEQVRLRDLGCFSAQLGFELIGWLCRERNRVARVDDFVSALKKLHKDFLWPFPVIPVGSISSPLKNGRCRTVLSTRLLKSQSADSLLNSDMDTAPPQAAPTNHTWLDGLGQRPKDMDAASSAHSNQHSPQTHDAFLSLLTNKVEEYSVGSATDLTETSSVVDGDWTMVDENSSTLSLSQAELEHISMELANKGPHKSQVQLRYLLHVFMEAGCLEWCVVIGLILRDTSVIKQVIGFLDSPEVPQETVQSVRNGLLAVDTWVSTDCLGYKPFLNLIQPQLQELMDSAAEQVQPEAFQPTSQSSKLGGSEGLGGAAVPRAEDSRGVAAPLGLALPSIEPAGGFPRPPSEDCPPEQTEEQGDEEGAYDCTLS; encoded by the exons CCCAGTGTTTTGATAGTCAGCTATATCGAGTCTGCAAAGGCGGCTGCCCAGTTTGGCTTCTACCAGAGGGCAGAATGGAAACCAGACGACTCTATGATAGCTGTGGCG ACTGCCAAAGGCTACATCCTCTTGTTTGATGTGCTGGGCGGAGGGGATGACAAGTACCTCTATGAGCCCGTCTATCCAAA aGGAAGTCCTCGTGTGAAGGTGACCCCGGGTTATAAGGAAGAACAATGTGCCCCCGCTCTGTCTTTAGAAATGAAGAAGCCTGTGGATCTGGAGGCCCCCATCACCAG CCTGCAGTCCCTCCAGGAGGACTTATTGGTGTGCACCGCAGATGGCTACCTCCACGTGCTGCACTGGGACGGGCTGGGCAGCAACGGAAGAAAGGCCATCTGCCTCACTACAATCCCCTTCTCGCTTGACCTGCAGTCTGCTCGAG GTGGTCCCTCTCTGGACCTGGAGGGAGTGCATATCCGCTGTATGGAGTATTGTGTAACCCTTGGCGGCTTCGCTGTGGTACTAAGTGATGGACGCCTTGGCTTTATCACACCGCTCAGCAACACCATCACAGCAGAT ctgcagggcGTCTGGGCAGCAGATGTGACTGATGGCACCTGTGTGGCTGTCAACAACAAGTACAGACTGATGGCCTTTGGCTGTGCCAG cGGCTCAGTGCTGGTGTACATGATCGACACCACAACAGGATCCATGCAACTCTCCCACAAACTGGAGCTCACCCCAAAACACTACCCAG ACATCTATAACAAGACGGGCCCAGTCAAGCTGATCTGCTGGTCACCTGACTACAGCGTTGCCATGGTTACATGGGAGTGTGGCGGCCTATCGCTGTGGAGCGTCTTTGGAGCTCACCTCATCTGCACTCTGGGAGAGGACTTTGC GTATCGTTCTGATGGAACCAAGAAAGACCCCATTAAAATCAGCTCTATG AGCTGGGGAGCAGAGGGCTACCACCTATGGGTGCTCCCTGACAAACATGAGAGGCGGaggcaggaggagcagcaggaagaCGAGGACATGGTCCCACCTCCTCACCCCTCCCTGCAGGCTGGCATACTGCAGTTTCACTTCATCAAGAGTGCCCTCACAGTCAACCCCTGCACG AGTAATCAGGAGCAGGTGCTGCTCCATGGGGAAGACCGCCTCTACCTGACCTGCGGTGACCCCTCGCAGGTCCACAACACCTCTGACACACATccgcacacacacttacacccGCATGACAGCAGCCCGCTGCACCATCCCCCCAACCCcgactcctctctctctcagggaCTCAGCACTTTACTGGGACACAAGCACTGGCACGTGGTCCAG ATTCACAGCACATACCTAGAGAGCAACTGGCCTATTCGG TTTGCAGCCATAGACACAGCAGGCCAGTGCATGGCTGTAGCAGGGAGGCGGGGCTTTGCACACTACTCCTTATTCACAAGGAAATGGAAGCTGTTTGGAAACATCACTCAG GAGCAGAACATGACGGTGACGGGAGGGCTGGCTTGGTGGAAGGACTTTGTGGTGGTGGCATGTTACAATTTTACAGATCAGCAAGAGCAG TTGAGGCTATATCAGCGCTCCTCCAACCTGGACAATGCCTTTGCGTCTGTCACTAAGCTGCACTCAGTCACTCTGCTGCTCAACGTCTTCAGAGACATGGTCATCCTGTTCAGAGCCGACTGCTCCATCTGCCTCTATAGCATAGAGAGGAGGAATGACAG TCCACACCCGACAGCCAGCGTGGAGTTGTTGCAGGAGGTGTCAATGTCTCGTTACATCCCTCACCCTGCCCTTGTGGTGTCCGTCACGCTCACCTCTGTGCGCACAGAGACTGGCATCACATTGAAAGCCCCGCAGCAG GCCTGCATGGCAGAGAGCATCATGTTGAATCTGGCTGGCCAATTGATCATGCTGCAGAGGGACCGTTCTGGACCGCAGGTACGAGAGAAAGAGACGCCTGCCAACAACAAGAAGCTG CTACCATTTTGTCCTCCGGTGGTGCTGGCCCAGTGTGTGGAGAACGTGTGGACCACCTGTCGCTCCAACAGAAAGAAACGACACCTGCTGGAGGCCTTGTGGTTGTCCTGCGGTGAGGCAGGCATGAAAGTCTGGCTGCCGCTGTTTCCCCGAGACCATCGCAAGCCCCACTCCTTCCTCTCCAGACGCATCATGCTGCCCTTCCACATCAACATCTACCCTCTGGCCGTGCTGTTCGAGGATGCCCTGGTACTGGGGGCAACCAATGAGACTGTGCTCTATGACGGGCTGCAGGGATCCTCTGAGCCACTGGAGGCGCTGTTTCCCTTCTGCACAGTCGAGAGGACTTCCCAGATCTACCTCCATCACATCCTGAGGCAGCTGCTAGTTCGCAACCTGGGTGAACAG gCTTTGATGCTGGCTCAGTCATGTGCCTCCCTCCCCTACTTTCCCCACGTCATGGAGCTGATGGTGCACGTCGTGCTGGAAGAAGAGGCAACATCGCGGGAGCCCATCCCCGACCCTCTACTGCCCACCGTGGCCAAATTCATCACCGAGTTCCCCTTATTCCTTCAGACCATCGTCCACTGTGCCAGGAAGACAGAGTACGCCCTGTGGAACTACCTGTTTGCCGCTGTGGGAAACCCCAAAGATCTGTTTGAGGAGTGTCTCATGGCTCAGGACCTGGACACAGCAGCCTCCTACCTGATTATACTGCAG AATATGGAGGTTCCAGCAGTGAGCAGACAACACGCCACTCTACTTTTCAACACGGCGCTTGAGCAGGGCAAGTGGGACCTCTGCCGGCACATGATCCGATTCCTGAAAGCCATTGGCTCTGGGGAAATGGAAACTCCGCCCCCGACACCCACCACTCAG GAACCCAGCTCAACTGGTGGTTTTGAGTTCTTTAGAAATCGAAGCATCAGTTTGTCACAGTCTGCAGATGCCATCACTACGGGCAAGTTCAACCTGCAGAAGACCTTCAGTATGCCATCTGGACCTTCTGCTAAAGG TCGGGATGCAGAGTGCGCAGAGAACATGTATATTGACATGATGCTCTGGCGTCATGCCCGCCACCTCCTGGAGCAGGTGCGCCTCCGCGACCTGGGTTGCTTCTCTGCACAGCTGGGCTTCGAACTCATCGGCTGGTTGTGTCGTGAAAGAAACCGTGTGGCCCGTGTTGATGACTTTGTTTCCGCATTGAAGAAACTCCACAAGGACTTTCTGTGGCCCTTCCCTGTTATTCCTGTGGGGAGCATCAGCTCGCCACTGAAAAACGGACGGTGTCGCACAG TGTTGAGCACACGGCTTTTAAAGTCGCAGTCAGCTGACAGCCTATTGAACAGCGACATGGACACGGCGCCCCCTCAGGCAGCTCCTACCAATCACACCTGGCTGGACGGGCTTGGGCAGAGACCCAAAGACATGGACGCGGCCTCGTCTGCTCACTCCAACCAACACTCACCACAGACTCATGACGCGTTCCTGTCCCTGCTCACCAACAAAG TGGAGGAGTACAGCGTTGGCTCGGCCACAGACTTGACAGAGACCAGCTCGGTGGTGGATGGTGATTGGACAATGGTCGATGAGAACTCCTCCACTCTGAGCCTGAGCCAGGCCGAGTTGGAGCACATCTCCATGGAGCTGGCCAACAAAGGGCCGCACAAGTCACAGGTGCAGCTCAG GTATCTCCTTCATGTGTTCATGGAGGCGGGTTGTCTTGAGTGGTGCGTAGTTATTGGTTTGATCCTTCGAGACACCAGCGTTATAAAGCAGGTGATCGGCTTCCTGGACAGTCCCGAGGTTCCCCAAGAAACTGTGCAGAGTGTTCGAAACGGCTTACTAGCTGTCGACACATGGGTCTCCACTGACTG CCTGGGATACAAACCATTTCTTAACCTGATCCAGCCGCAGCTACAGGAGCTGATGGATTCAGCAGCTGAGCAGGTGCAGCCCGAAGCCTTCCAGCCCACCAGCCAGAGCTCTAAGCTCGGTGGCTCCGAAGGGCTTGGAGGTGCCGCAGTCCCACGGGCAGAGGACAGTAGAGGAGTAGCGGCTCCGCTGGGCCTGGCCCTGCCCTCTATCGAACCTGCGGGAGGTTTTCCCCGTCCCCCCTCTGAGGACTGTCCTCCTGAACAGACAGAGGAGCAGGGCGATGAGGAGGGAGCCTACGACTGCACGTTATCCTGA